The following coding sequences are from one Lolium rigidum isolate FL_2022 chromosome 6, APGP_CSIRO_Lrig_0.1, whole genome shotgun sequence window:
- the LOC124666948 gene encoding uncharacterized protein LOC124666948 has protein sequence MENGAETPASPTAVDKPAPNGAVAAEEVTVADPVHPAKSYAAVAANAEIDDLRATKLALEDQLAAAATENTTLAAEAHRLEGLFSQARDDVATAEHAAAATEAEAAALRAEVARLQALLDRKQADREDDERQRRELEAEVGTVRQAKRQLQEEIHALKASAATATVEDREVAPDAVATKEDGAVAWQGVAAGAAAGAAVTAAVVLVYLRLKR, from the coding sequence ATGGAGAACGGCGCCGAAACCCCCGCCTCGCCCACCGCCGTCGACAAGCCCGCGCCCAACGGAGCCGTCGCGGCGGAGGAGGTCACCGTCGCcgaccccgtccaccccgccaagtcctacgccgccgtcgccgccaacgcCGAGATCGACGACCTCCGCGCCACCAAGCTCGCCCTCGAGGACCAGCTCGCCGCCGCGGCCACCGAGAACACCACCCTCGCGGCCGAGGCGCACCGCCTCGAGGGCCTCTTCTCGCAGGCCCGCGACGACGTCGCCACCGccgagcacgccgccgccgccaccgaagcCGAGGCCGCCGCGCTCCGCGCCGAGGTCGCGCGCCTCCAGGCCCTCCTCGACCGCAAGCAGGCcgaccgcgaggacgacgagCGCCAGCGCCGGGAGCTCGAGGCCGAGGTCGGCACCGTCCGCCAGGCCAAGCGCCAGCTCCAGGAGGAGATCCACGCCCTCAAGGCCTCCGCCGCCACTGCCACCGTCGAGGACAGGGAGGTCGCTCCGGACGCCGTCGCCACGAAGGAGGACGGTGCGGTCGCGTGGCAGGGGGtggcggcgggcgcggctgccggcgccgccgtcacggccgccgtcgtgctcgtctacCTCCGCCTCAAGAGGTAA